A genomic window from Glycine max cultivar Williams 82 chromosome 17, Glycine_max_v4.0, whole genome shotgun sequence includes:
- the LOC121173850 gene encoding uncharacterized protein translates to MGGLKLYVNIPKFERGRGRVQPQSTGGREHTRLVEQGRRETYQAQKHTATPGLVRGSFADVVARREPRIQQRRTSAVQNAKTNTSRSEVHLDRPMTAPKWLQDAWVGRLKNLALLDRVEENMLWDWGLDVVPKYIGDDMVLLPGLTEDKAKQMMEEGNAGREVMFYSVERWNKKMRAGSRLTWVQCWGVPLVAWDPTHLREIVTAIGEVVEVDEEMEDLRKMDRARLLVRTPWKPLIQHTVSVHIETEVFQVHIIEESGSSPNWCHCRRSTMLSSSEDICSEESEMVSLSELMTAKPQSGSQKVEMVEERRVTSEADTAPEEDNGMQGPTASTSIQLLSNGRITTSEPLDNNLDWGIEEESRCRVGGESNGATKSQMGTYGEARAAVGAVTRCDSGVERIIGAINPVGKGKAKHEQGNKKEGGSGTDVEHINIHSAVACDMAHYNCGLDFTTHTPPKFLTHQGPAKGSG, encoded by the exons ATGGGGGGATTAAAGTTATATGTTAACATCCCTAAATTTGAAAGAGGTAGGGGTCGAGTGCAACCACAATCAACAGGGGGACGAGAACACACCAGGCTTGTCGAACAGGGGCGCAGAGAAACTTACCAGGCACAGAAACACACAGCGACGCCGGGCCTGGTACGCGGGTCTTTTGCAGATGTGGTAGCTAGGAGAGAACCACGTATACAGCAGAGGAGGACATCGGCAGTTCAGAATGCTAAAACCAACACTTCGAGATCAGAAGTACATCTCGACAGACCTATGACAGCACCGAAATGGCTACAGGATGCATGGGTGGGAAGGCTAAAAAATCTTGCACTCCTTGACAGAGTAGAGGAGAATATGCTATGGGACTGGGGATTAGACGTAGTGCCGAAATACATCGGCGACGACATGGTACTTCTCCCCGGACTTACCGAAGACAAGGCAAAACAAATGATGGAGGAAGGGAATGCAGGAAGGGAGGTGATGTTCTACTCGGTAGAAAGGTGGAACAAGAAGATGCGTGCTGGGTCTAGACTTACATGGGTGCAATGTTGGGGAGTGCCGCTGGTAGCATGGGACCCAACACACTTAAGGGAGATCGTGACGGCCATAGGCGAGGTAGTGGAAGTAGACGAGGAGATGGAGGATTTGAGGAAGATGGACAGGGCAAGGCTCCTTGTAAGAACACCGTGGAAACCACTGATTCAGCACACGGTGAGCGTCCACATTGAAACGGAGGTGTTCCAGGTACACATAATAGAGGAAAGTGGAAGCAGTCCCAACTGGTGCCATTGCCGGCGGAGCACGATGCTTAGTTCATCGGAGGACATTTGCTCGGAGGAAAGCGAGATGGTTTCGTTATCGGAACTGATGACGGCGAAACCTCAAAGTGGGAGCCAGAAGGTTGAAATGGTGGAGGAGCGGAGGGTAACGTCGGAGGCGGACACAGCGCCGGAGGAGGATAACGGCATGCAAGGACCGACAGCAAGCACCTCCATCCAGTTATTATCCAATGGTCGCATCACAACCAGCGAACCACTGGATAATAACTTGGACTGGGGGATAGAGGAAGAAAGCCGTTGCAGGGTCGGTGGGGAAAGCAACGGGGCAACCAAAAGTCAAATGGGGACGTACGGTGAGGCCAGAGCAGCAGTGGGAGCAGTGACCAGGTGCGATTCAGGGGTAGAGCGGATTATAGGGGCCATAAATCCTGTCGGGAAGGGAAAAGCAAAGCATGAACAAGGAAATAAGAAGGAAGGAGGGTCCGGGACAGATGTAGAGCATATAAACATCCACTCAGCAGTGGCTTGTGACATGGCCCACTACAATTGTGGGCTGGACTTTACTACTCACACCCCCCCCAAATTTCTAACACATCAG ggtCCCGCAAAAGGTAGTGGATAA
- the LOC100500274 gene encoding cx9C motif-containing protein 4, translating into MAQASKEPCKKEACDIQACLSKNNFLPQKCLKVIELLDSCCAKCDYNSTHCASLSGLLKPKPKPKR; encoded by the exons ATGGCGCAGGCAAGCAAGGAGCCGTGCAAGAAAGAGGCTTGTGACATTCAAGCTTGCCTCTCCAAGAACAACTTTCTTCCACAAAA GTGCCTTAAAGTTATTGAACTGCTTGACTCCTGTTGTGCAAAATGCGATTATAACTCAACTCACTGTGCTTCCCTCTCCGGACTTTTGAAACCGAAGCCAAAGCCTAAGAGATGA